A DNA window from Boseongicola sp. contains the following coding sequences:
- a CDS encoding NUDIX domain-containing protein, protein MIPVIGESIRRNQSYRRRPGVYAVLVRNNSVLLTHQEVPRPEFQLPGGGVDPGEHVLPALHREVLEETGWVIDRPRRLGVYRRFTFMPEYNIWAEKICQIYMARPTLQLGPPTEDGHTAVWTDYAQALKLLQNDGDRRFLAGHCLKCPFAFQLSVVRVFGTKGGLD, encoded by the coding sequence ATGATCCCAGTAATTGGTGAATCCATACGTCGCAATCAAAGTTACAGAAGGCGACCCGGCGTGTATGCTGTTTTGGTTCGCAATAACTCTGTGTTACTGACTCATCAGGAAGTTCCCCGGCCTGAGTTCCAACTGCCGGGTGGCGGCGTCGACCCCGGTGAGCATGTATTGCCAGCACTTCATCGCGAAGTCCTAGAAGAAACAGGATGGGTAATCGATCGCCCGCGACGTTTAGGAGTCTATCGACGCTTCACGTTCATGCCCGAATACAACATTTGGGCAGAAAAAATCTGTCAGATCTACATGGCCAGACCTACGTTGCAGCTTGGACCTCCAACAGAAGATGGTCATACAGCAGTTTGGACTGATTATGCTCAGGCATTGAAGCTACTGCAGAATGACGGCGATCGTCGGTTTTTGGCTGGCCACTGTCTTAAGTGTCCTTTCGCCTTTCAACTGTCCGTCGTCAGGGTTTTTGGAACCAAGGGCGGCCTAGACTAA
- a CDS encoding ATP-binding cassette domain-containing protein: MFRFFENLVDPYCDYPQSDCPPSKLWPFIWEYCLPFRRVFAITGFLTMFVAVVEVWLISYLGRLVDVLASTEVSSFWDSYGTEMLLIGLFLLILRPLIQVIDVGFLNNTIMPNLGTLIRWRAHNHVLRQSIGWFENDFAGRIANRIMQTPPAAGEAVFQVFDALAYSVAYIGGAFILLSGADPRLMLPLAAWLILYALLVRWVVRKIGPASKAASDARSVVTGRVVDSYTNIHSVKMFAHTDGEREYAREAIENSRKTFQYEMRLYTIMDVFLTLINGFLIVAVVGWAIWLWSTEAASVGVVAVASTLVLRLNAMTGWIMWALSSFFRNLGIVAEGMETIAQPITLVDRSDAMPLRLSKGAIELENLSHHYGRSVGGLDSINLRIEPGEKVGLIGRSGAGKSTMVKLLLRFYDAETGAIKIDGQDIASVTQDSLRAQIGMVQQDSSLLHRSVYDNILYGRPDASKKDVIEAASRAEAHEFIEGLKDADGRTGYEAQVGERGVKLSGGQRQRITLARVILKNAPILMLDEATSALDSEIEAVIQETLYSMMEGKTVIAIAHRLSTIARMDRILVLEEGRIVEQGSHDTLLSQNGLYARFWNRQSGGFIDTNIEAAE, translated from the coding sequence ATGTTTCGCTTTTTCGAAAACCTCGTCGACCCATATTGCGACTACCCCCAGTCTGACTGTCCGCCGAGTAAATTGTGGCCCTTCATCTGGGAATATTGCTTACCCTTTCGCAGGGTGTTTGCGATTACCGGTTTTCTGACGATGTTCGTTGCCGTCGTAGAGGTTTGGTTGATTTCCTATCTCGGTCGGTTGGTGGATGTTTTGGCAAGCACCGAAGTCTCTAGTTTTTGGGATTCTTATGGGACCGAGATGCTGCTGATCGGTCTTTTTTTATTAATCTTGCGCCCGTTGATACAGGTCATCGACGTTGGATTTCTGAACAACACGATTATGCCCAATCTCGGAACGCTGATACGATGGCGCGCGCACAACCATGTTCTTCGTCAGTCGATTGGGTGGTTTGAAAACGATTTTGCAGGCCGTATCGCGAACCGCATCATGCAAACACCGCCGGCAGCTGGTGAAGCAGTGTTTCAGGTGTTTGACGCTTTGGCTTATTCGGTGGCCTACATTGGTGGTGCATTTATTCTGCTGTCGGGTGCTGATCCGCGCCTCATGCTTCCGCTTGCCGCATGGCTGATTTTGTATGCTCTGTTGGTGCGTTGGGTTGTTCGCAAGATAGGCCCAGCAAGCAAAGCTGCATCTGATGCCAGAAGCGTTGTGACTGGGCGAGTAGTGGATTCCTACACGAATATTCACTCGGTCAAGATGTTTGCGCACACGGATGGCGAACGAGAATACGCACGTGAGGCAATTGAAAACTCTCGTAAGACGTTCCAGTACGAAATGAGACTCTACACTATAATGGACGTTTTCCTGACGCTGATTAATGGGTTCCTTATCGTCGCGGTTGTTGGGTGGGCGATATGGCTTTGGTCGACTGAGGCGGCTTCGGTCGGGGTTGTTGCTGTAGCGTCCACTTTGGTGCTCAGGCTAAATGCAATGACTGGATGGATAATGTGGGCATTGTCTTCGTTTTTTCGTAACCTGGGCATTGTGGCAGAGGGTATGGAAACAATTGCTCAACCAATCACTTTGGTTGATCGCAGCGACGCCATGCCATTGCGTCTGAGCAAGGGGGCAATTGAACTTGAAAATTTGTCTCATCACTACGGACGCTCCGTTGGTGGCTTGGATTCGATAAACCTAAGAATTGAGCCTGGGGAAAAAGTTGGCCTGATCGGACGCTCAGGCGCCGGGAAGTCGACAATGGTTAAACTTCTGCTGCGGTTCTATGATGCCGAAACTGGAGCCATCAAAATAGATGGCCAAGACATTGCGAGTGTTACCCAGGATTCATTGAGAGCCCAAATTGGTATGGTCCAGCAAGACTCTTCTCTCCTTCACCGTTCGGTTTATGACAATATCTTGTATGGACGTCCTGACGCGAGCAAAAAAGACGTAATCGAGGCCGCTAGTCGAGCCGAAGCACATGAGTTTATCGAGGGACTAAAAGACGCTGACGGACGAACCGGCTACGAGGCACAAGTCGGTGAGCGCGGAGTAAAGTTGTCCGGCGGACAGCGTCAAAGAATTACCCTTGCAAGAGTGATCTTGAAGAACGCGCCGATATTGATGTTGGATGAAGCAACCAGCGCCCTGGACAGCGAAATCGAGGCGGTCATTCAGGAAACATTGTATTCGATGATGGAAGGCAAAACAGTAATTGCGATTGCGCATCGCCTTTCCACCATTGCTCGCATGGATCGAATTCTGGTTTTGGAAGAAGGGCGGATTGTCGAGCAAGGCTCGCACGATACTCTTTTGTCGCAAAACGGATTGTATGCGCGATTTTGGAACCGGCAGTCCGGTGGGTTCATAGATACAAATATCGAGGCTGCGGAGTGA
- a CDS encoding argininosuccinate synthase: MSAPKKVVLAYSGGLDTSIILKWLQTEYGCEVVTFTADLGQGEELEPARKKAELLGVSEVYIEDLREEFVRDFVFPMFRANALYEGLYLLGTSIARPLISKRLVEIAAETGADAVSHGATGKGNDQVRFELAAYALNPDIKVIAPWRIWGLSSRTKLLEFAEQNQIPIAKDKRGEAPFSVDANLLHTSSEGKVLEDPADEAPDYVYQRTVHPEDAPDLPEFVEIGFERGDAVSVGGVEMSPATILTELNKLGGAHGIGRLDLVEGRFVGMKSRGIYETPGGTILLEAHRGIEQITLDRGQSHLKDELMPKYAELIYNGFWFSPEREMLQALIDKSQEHVTGTVRLKLYKGSVRTVGRWSDHSLYSEAHVTFEEDAGAYDQKDAAGFIQLNALRLKLLAARDKRLRG; the protein is encoded by the coding sequence ATGTCTGCGCCCAAAAAAGTTGTACTCGCCTACTCCGGCGGCCTAGATACTTCGATTATCCTGAAGTGGCTGCAGACTGAGTATGGATGTGAAGTCGTTACGTTCACTGCCGATCTCGGCCAGGGCGAAGAACTTGAACCGGCGCGCAAGAAAGCCGAGCTTTTGGGCGTCAGCGAAGTATATATAGAAGACCTGCGCGAAGAGTTTGTGAGAGACTTTGTATTTCCGATGTTTCGCGCAAATGCTCTTTATGAAGGTCTTTACCTTCTGGGCACCTCTATCGCTCGACCGCTGATTTCGAAAAGGCTGGTTGAAATTGCTGCTGAAACAGGTGCGGATGCGGTTTCGCATGGCGCAACCGGCAAAGGCAACGACCAAGTTCGGTTCGAATTGGCTGCATATGCTTTAAACCCGGATATTAAGGTTATTGCGCCGTGGAGGATATGGGGCTTAAGCAGCCGAACAAAGTTGCTCGAGTTCGCCGAGCAAAACCAGATCCCGATCGCAAAAGACAAACGCGGCGAAGCTCCATTCAGCGTCGACGCAAACCTTTTGCACACATCGTCCGAAGGCAAGGTTCTCGAGGATCCCGCCGATGAGGCACCTGACTATGTGTATCAGCGAACGGTTCACCCCGAGGACGCTCCGGACCTGCCTGAATTCGTGGAGATTGGTTTCGAACGTGGCGATGCCGTTTCCGTCGGCGGAGTCGAAATGTCTCCGGCAACAATATTGACCGAGCTGAATAAGCTTGGGGGTGCGCACGGGATAGGGCGGTTGGATCTTGTTGAGGGCAGATTCGTCGGCATGAAGTCCCGGGGAATTTATGAAACTCCCGGCGGAACTATTCTGCTTGAGGCGCATCGCGGCATCGAGCAGATTACTTTGGATCGTGGCCAGTCTCATCTGAAAGACGAGCTGATGCCAAAGTACGCGGAACTAATCTACAACGGATTTTGGTTCAGTCCGGAACGCGAAATGCTTCAGGCTCTGATCGACAAGAGCCAAGAACACGTTACGGGAACAGTCCGGCTAAAACTTTACAAAGGCTCAGTACGCACTGTGGGACGTTGGTCTGATCACTCGCTGTATTCCGAAGCTCACGTGACTTTCGAAGAGGATGCCGGCGCGTATGATCAGAAAGATGCCGCCGGGTTTATTCAGCTGAATGCACTTCGCTTAAAGCTATTGGCCGCAAGAGACAAACGCCTGAGAGGCTAA
- a CDS encoding Hsp33 family molecular chaperone HslO — MNSGLNITWDDTVLPFQLDRTNTRGRVARLDGLLQQALSQHAYPKIIEALVAEATLLTALIGQSIKLRWKLSLQIRGDGPARLIATDYYGPSKDGEPAKIRAYASFDADRLNTEADPFSQVGSGYFAILIDQGEGMTPYQGITPLVGGSLAACAESYFAQSEQLPTRFALSFGQSQEPGGTMNWRAGGVMIQQMPKATGTVGEGGSGEGGLLEADDILVGVEAENWQHVNVLLSTAEDIELIGPNVQPTELLVRLFHEDGPRVFDAQTIRFGCTCSSDRVRKSLSIYSASDINHMTTKGGIVTANCQFCGTHYEFDPKTLGFEAKREF, encoded by the coding sequence ATGAATTCTGGATTAAATATCACTTGGGACGATACTGTCCTTCCATTCCAGCTTGATAGGACCAATACGCGTGGTCGCGTCGCCCGATTGGATGGCTTGCTGCAGCAGGCATTGTCTCAGCACGCTTATCCCAAGATTATCGAGGCACTAGTCGCTGAGGCGACTTTATTGACAGCACTAATCGGCCAATCCATTAAATTACGGTGGAAGTTATCACTCCAAATACGTGGTGACGGACCAGCTCGACTGATTGCGACCGACTATTATGGTCCTTCGAAGGATGGTGAGCCTGCTAAGATTCGAGCCTACGCGAGCTTTGATGCGGACCGATTGAACACCGAAGCAGATCCATTTTCGCAAGTGGGTAGTGGATACTTTGCTATTTTGATCGACCAGGGTGAGGGAATGACACCCTATCAAGGAATTACGCCGCTGGTTGGTGGATCTTTGGCAGCCTGCGCCGAATCATATTTTGCTCAATCCGAACAACTTCCAACGCGCTTCGCTCTGAGTTTTGGCCAATCCCAGGAGCCTGGCGGAACCATGAACTGGAGAGCAGGCGGTGTTATGATTCAACAGATGCCGAAGGCAACCGGAACCGTCGGCGAAGGAGGATCCGGTGAGGGTGGATTATTGGAAGCAGACGACATCCTGGTCGGAGTTGAAGCTGAAAATTGGCAGCATGTGAATGTGCTTTTGTCGACGGCCGAAGACATCGAATTGATTGGGCCAAATGTGCAGCCAACGGAACTGTTGGTTCGATTATTTCATGAAGACGGACCTCGTGTTTTTGATGCGCAAACGATTAGATTCGGTTGCACATGTTCATCAGACCGTGTTCGTAAATCTCTTTCAATCTACTCGGCAAGTGACATCAACCACATGACAACAAAAGGTGGAATCGTTACCGCCAATTGTCAGTTCTGCGGAACCCACTATGAATTCGACCCAAAGACACTTGGGTTCGAGGCTAAACGTGAATTTTGA
- a CDS encoding CCA tRNA nucleotidyltransferase, producing MQIEADWLRSESTQSVLRMLSKAGHQGLVVGGCVRNTILGLTTTDIDIATSARPETVLELAHSAGMKALPTGIEHGTVTVVHNDTPYEITTFREDIETDGRHAAVAFTDQLEKDASRRDLTMNAIYADAEGHVLDPLEGLDDLLSRRIRLIGDPNQRIREDYLRSLRFFRFFAEYGDPALGFDSDALSAISSNLIGMAGLSAERIGGEFRKLLSAADPAPALAAMNSTGVLHSVLPGADAMWIAPLVHLEATKNIAPDHIRRLTALGGTDVEKSLRLSRSESKLRGQLLSALSKGWSTMELSWRMGAKNAWSVLLLKHAISGQEIPDCSSEEISLAANYHFPVTANDLMPKFKGRQLGAELRRLENTWIDSDFSMSRAELLETVRKEG from the coding sequence ATGCAGATAGAAGCGGATTGGCTTAGATCCGAATCGACACAAAGTGTTTTGCGGATGCTTTCTAAAGCCGGGCACCAGGGGTTGGTGGTTGGTGGTTGTGTTCGGAATACCATTCTAGGTCTGACTACGACGGACATCGACATAGCGACTTCTGCTCGGCCTGAAACCGTTCTGGAACTTGCCCATTCAGCAGGGATGAAAGCCTTGCCAACAGGCATTGAACACGGAACGGTTACCGTTGTTCATAACGACACACCTTATGAGATCACGACATTTAGAGAAGACATCGAAACTGATGGCCGCCACGCGGCTGTCGCATTCACAGATCAACTGGAGAAAGATGCCAGCCGCCGGGACCTAACAATGAACGCAATTTACGCGGATGCGGAAGGTCATGTTCTGGACCCGCTAGAAGGATTAGACGACCTTCTAAGCCGTCGTATCCGGCTTATCGGAGATCCGAACCAACGGATTCGCGAAGATTACTTGCGAAGTCTTCGCTTCTTTCGGTTTTTCGCTGAGTATGGAGACCCGGCACTTGGATTTGATAGCGATGCGCTTTCGGCCATTTCTTCCAATTTAATTGGAATGGCGGGCCTGTCGGCAGAGCGAATTGGCGGAGAATTTCGCAAACTCCTATCGGCGGCAGACCCTGCTCCGGCGTTGGCGGCCATGAACTCAACAGGAGTTCTACACTCGGTTCTTCCCGGAGCTGACGCAATGTGGATTGCCCCACTGGTCCACCTAGAAGCAACTAAGAATATTGCCCCTGACCATATTCGTCGACTGACGGCATTGGGCGGAACGGATGTCGAAAAAAGCCTCCGGCTATCACGGTCGGAATCAAAATTACGTGGTCAACTTCTGAGCGCTTTGTCCAAGGGTTGGTCTACCATGGAACTGTCTTGGAGAATGGGAGCGAAAAACGCTTGGAGTGTTTTGCTCTTGAAGCACGCAATATCCGGACAAGAAATCCCCGATTGCAGCTCAGAAGAGATCAGTCTTGCCGCAAACTATCACTTTCCAGTGACGGCTAACGATTTGATGCCAAAGTTCAAAGGCCGCCAGCTTGGGGCTGAATTGAGAAGACTTGAAAATACTTGGATCGACAGCGACTTTTCCATGTCGCGTGCTGAACTTCTGGAAACCGTTCGCAAAGAGGGATGA
- a CDS encoding CoA pyrophosphatase yields the protein MNSTQRHLGSRLNVNFDIRQSIAKALAAPGDRSSDFDLNPTAQIPAGQELRAAGVLVPIVVRPSGARLLLTKRAPTLRHHPGQIAFPGGKVDERDDGPIMAALREANEEIALPTDSAEIVGCLPPHETVTGFLATPVVAIVSNDFRPTPALDEVAEVFEVPFRHVLDLTAYSIQSRRWRGEQRHYFTVPWGPYYIWGATARMLHALADRMNEHADRSGLA from the coding sequence ATGAATTCGACCCAAAGACACTTGGGTTCGAGGCTAAACGTGAATTTTGATATTAGGCAGTCGATTGCAAAGGCCCTTGCAGCTCCTGGCGACCGGTCCTCGGATTTTGATCTAAACCCGACGGCGCAAATCCCTGCAGGTCAAGAATTGCGAGCAGCAGGGGTTCTAGTACCAATTGTCGTTCGACCGTCCGGTGCGAGGCTATTGCTAACAAAAAGGGCCCCTACACTGAGGCACCATCCGGGACAGATTGCTTTTCCTGGTGGTAAAGTTGACGAGCGTGACGATGGTCCAATAATGGCTGCATTGAGAGAGGCGAATGAAGAAATCGCGCTGCCAACTGATTCCGCTGAAATCGTTGGCTGCTTGCCGCCGCATGAAACAGTAACCGGGTTCTTAGCAACGCCAGTGGTCGCAATAGTCTCGAACGACTTCAGACCAACACCTGCGCTGGACGAGGTAGCTGAAGTCTTCGAAGTTCCTTTTCGGCACGTTCTCGATCTGACAGCATACAGTATTCAATCACGCAGATGGCGTGGCGAGCAAAGGCATTACTTTACGGTGCCGTGGGGTCCCTATTACATCTGGGGCGCAACTGCGCGTATGTTGCACGCGTTAGCTGACCGGATGAATGAGCATGCAGATAGAAGCGGATTGGCTTAG
- a CDS encoding IS3 family transposase (programmed frameshift) produces the protein MRQTTGTRRSPGEKIVKEIKRATRKQYSSEEKIRIVLDGLRGEDSIAELCRREGISQGIYYKWSKDFMEAGKRRLAGDTARAATTDEVKDLRREARDLKEVVAEQTLELRLLKKKHDRRWGRPRMRYAASEKLEIIRLVEGSHLSARRTLAKLGIPRTTFYRWYDRYRQRGDAGLVDQAPKPRHVWNRIPDEVRRKVVKLALQETELSPRELAVTFTDRERYFVSESSVYRALKAHDLITSPAFIVLKAANEFKDKTTAINQLWQTDFTYLKVLGWGWFYLSTILDDYSRYIISWKLCTNMRAEDVTDTLDLALQASGCDQVHVIHKPRLLSDNGSSYVSGDLAEWLQDKGMKHSRGAPYHPQTQGKIERWHQTLKNRILLENYFLPGDLETQIEAFVDHYNHKRYHESLNNVTPADVYFGRDKAILRQRERIKRKTLEARRLHHRLHAA, from the exons ATGAGACAGACAACTGGAACTCGCAGGAGCCCCGGCGAGAAGATCGTCAAAGAGATCAAGCGCGCGACGCGCAAACAGTATTCGTCAGAAGAGAAGATCCGGATCGTGCTGGATGGCTTGCGTGGCGAAGACAGCATTGCTGAGTTGTGCCGTCGTGAGGGAATATCTCAAGGTATCTACTACAAATGGTCCAAGGACTTCATGGAAGCTGGCAAACGGCGGCTTGCTGGAGATACGGCGCGTGCGGCTACGACCGACGAAGTCAAGGACCTGCGCCGCGAAGCCCGAGACCTGAAGGAGGTCGTTGCCGAGCAAACACTGGAACTGCGTCTTCTCA AAAAAAAGCATGACCGGCGGTGGGGGCGACCAAGAATGAGGTATGCTGCATCTGAGAAGTTGGAGATCATCCGGCTTGTTGAGGGGTCGCATTTGTCTGCTCGTCGAACATTGGCAAAGCTGGGCATCCCCCGCACCACATTTTACCGTTGGTATGATCGGTATCGGCAGCGCGGCGACGCTGGCCTTGTGGATCAAGCGCCTAAGCCCAGACATGTCTGGAACCGCATCCCCGACGAAGTCCGGCGCAAGGTCGTCAAGCTGGCGCTGCAGGAGACGGAGCTGTCGCCGCGCGAACTGGCAGTGACGTTCACGGATCGGGAGCGCTACTTCGTCTCGGAATCTTCAGTCTATCGGGCCCTGAAGGCCCACGATCTGATCACCAGCCCGGCCTTTATCGTGCTCAAGGCGGCAAACGAGTTCAAAGACAAGACCACTGCGATCAACCAGCTTTGGCAAACCGACTTCACCTATCTCAAAGTGCTTGGCTGGGGCTGGTTCTATCTCAGCACAATCCTGGACGACTACAGCCGCTACATCATCTCGTGGAAACTCTGCACGAACATGCGGGCAGAGGACGTGACGGACACCCTGGATTTGGCGCTACAAGCATCAGGGTGCGATCAGGTTCACGTCATCCACAAACCCCGCCTCCTCAGCGACAACGGGTCCAGTTACGTCTCTGGCGATCTGGCTGAATGGCTGCAGGACAAAGGCATGAAGCATTCTCGGGGCGCACCATATCATCCCCAGACACAGGGCAAGATCGAGAGGTGGCATCAAACCCTGAAGAACCGCATCCTATTGGAGAACTACTTCCTTCCGGGAGACCTCGAAACCCAGATCGAAGCCTTCGTCGATCACTACAATCACAAGCGCTACCACGAGAGCCTGAACAACGTCACACCCGCCGACGTCTACTTCGGGCGTGACAAAGCCATTCTAAGACAACGGGAAAGGATCAAACGAAAGACGCTCGAAGCGCGGCGCTTGCATCACCGCCTGCACGCCGCATAA
- a CDS encoding ATP-binding cassette domain-containing protein: MLWLAGFLSAAAGTLEVLTALLLGLVIDTALASNPDTFFSQNWLVVLSVLAFFVIARPILFGLSSLANSVIVLPNVNPLVLTRLHRWTLGQSVTFFDEDFAGRIAQKQMQTARALADVAGEVTNVMFFALASLIGSALMLTAINGWMATALFIWLIGYFALVRWFMPRIRLRSKVRANSRAMVTGQIVDTITNIKTVKLFAHADFEEGAAIDAVRDFRSKALDYGYIAAAFRFCLMAVAGSVPVILIGGSLYFWTLGSASPGDIVAAGAISIRISQMTGWVSHVLMMIYGNLGEVEDGMRTLTLPHTLVDRENAEGLVVGEPSITFSNVTFAYGRKTGGVANIDLTIKSGEKLGIVGSSGAGKSTLVALLLRLYDAERGRVLVADQDVGLVTQESLRRKIGMVTQETAMFNRSARDNILYGNPEASNAEIISAAKRAEAHEFILGLQDHRGRSGYDAHLGERGVKLSGGQKQRIALARAILKDAPILVLDEATSALDSEVEASIQAALNTVMEGKTVLAITHRLSTIARMDRIVVLDEGQLVEEGTHQSLLAKNGLYARFWLRQSGGFLGVQEAAE, encoded by the coding sequence ATGCTTTGGTTGGCCGGGTTTCTTTCGGCTGCCGCGGGAACATTGGAAGTTTTGACTGCTCTTCTCTTGGGTCTGGTGATTGATACCGCCTTGGCTTCAAATCCAGACACGTTCTTTTCGCAGAACTGGCTCGTGGTTCTCAGTGTGCTGGCTTTCTTTGTGATCGCGAGGCCAATTTTGTTTGGTCTGTCATCGCTTGCGAATTCCGTGATCGTTCTGCCAAACGTCAATCCACTCGTTCTGACCCGCTTGCATCGGTGGACTCTTGGTCAATCTGTGACTTTTTTTGACGAGGATTTTGCTGGCCGCATTGCCCAGAAGCAGATGCAAACGGCACGTGCGTTGGCGGACGTGGCAGGTGAAGTCACAAATGTGATGTTTTTCGCACTTGCATCGTTGATCGGATCGGCGCTGATGCTGACGGCAATCAATGGTTGGATGGCTACAGCGCTGTTCATTTGGTTGATCGGCTATTTTGCTCTGGTACGGTGGTTCATGCCCCGTATTCGGCTACGTTCAAAGGTACGGGCCAATTCTCGGGCCATGGTGACCGGGCAAATCGTGGATACGATTACCAATATTAAGACCGTAAAGTTATTTGCTCATGCCGACTTTGAAGAAGGTGCTGCGATAGATGCCGTTCGCGATTTTCGTTCTAAAGCGTTAGATTATGGCTATATTGCCGCAGCTTTTCGGTTTTGCCTAATGGCCGTTGCTGGTTCAGTTCCGGTCATTCTAATCGGTGGTTCGCTTTATTTTTGGACACTTGGGTCTGCTTCACCTGGCGATATTGTTGCTGCAGGAGCGATCTCTATTCGAATTTCGCAAATGACGGGCTGGGTGAGCCATGTCTTGATGATGATCTACGGAAATCTCGGCGAAGTCGAAGATGGCATGCGAACACTAACGCTGCCTCATACTTTGGTGGATCGCGAAAATGCCGAAGGCTTAGTCGTGGGTGAACCGTCAATCACATTTTCTAACGTGACTTTTGCATATGGTCGAAAAACAGGTGGAGTTGCGAACATAGATCTGACCATAAAATCAGGCGAAAAGCTGGGCATTGTCGGTTCGTCGGGTGCTGGAAAGTCTACTTTGGTTGCTCTTTTACTGCGTCTTTATGATGCCGAGAGGGGCCGTGTCCTGGTGGCGGACCAAGACGTTGGGCTGGTCACACAGGAAAGCCTGCGCCGCAAGATTGGCATGGTTACTCAGGAAACGGCCATGTTCAATAGATCGGCAAGGGACAACATTCTTTACGGTAATCCTGAAGCGTCGAATGCCGAGATCATCAGCGCGGCAAAGCGTGCAGAGGCCCACGAATTTATTCTTGGCCTTCAAGATCATCGCGGGCGGTCGGGATATGATGCGCATTTGGGCGAACGAGGCGTTAAATTGTCAGGAGGTCAAAAACAGCGAATTGCGCTGGCTCGAGCCATCCTTAAGGACGCTCCGATCCTTGTGCTGGACGAAGCGACAAGCGCCTTGGACAGCGAAGTAGAAGCGTCAATACAGGCGGCTCTTAACACGGTTATGGAGGGAAAAACGGTTTTGGCTATTACACACCGTTTGTCGACGATTGCCCGGATGGACAGAATCGTCGTTTTGGACGAGGGCCAGTTGGTTGAAGAAGGCACGCACCAATCGCTATTGGCCAAAAATGGACTATATGCCCGATTTTGGCTGCGCCAATCAGGCGGTTTTCTAGGTGTACAAGAAGCGGCTGAATAG
- a CDS encoding HAD family hydrolase, whose amino-acid sequence MRIAMWSGPRNLSTAMMYAFGSRPDFAVWDEPFYAAYLANTNDPHPLQDEIVENEESDPRIVAHRCIGPIPENKPNFYMKHMAHHMIETFPLDWSKSCTNIHLIRHPARVIASYSVKRGFPTLDDIGFKQQAAIFDLVGGLIVDSADIRDNPGLALMRICQEVGLRFDEAMLAWPRGGHASDGTWAPHWYGAVHKSAGFAGPEGPMPKLDNDSQNLADAAMPWYHSMYERKLKIN is encoded by the coding sequence ATGCGGATAGCGATGTGGTCTGGACCGCGAAATCTCTCAACGGCTATGATGTATGCGTTTGGGTCAAGACCGGATTTTGCTGTCTGGGATGAACCGTTTTATGCGGCCTACCTTGCAAACACAAATGATCCACACCCCCTCCAGGACGAAATAGTCGAAAATGAGGAGTCCGATCCTCGAATTGTAGCTCATAGGTGCATCGGACCAATTCCCGAAAACAAACCAAATTTTTACATGAAACATATGGCACACCATATGATTGAGACCTTTCCATTGGATTGGTCAAAGAGCTGTACCAATATTCATCTCATTCGGCATCCTGCTCGAGTGATTGCGAGTTACTCTGTAAAGCGAGGGTTTCCGACATTAGACGACATCGGCTTTAAGCAGCAAGCCGCCATCTTTGATTTGGTTGGCGGTTTGATTGTCGACAGCGCCGACATTCGCGACAATCCGGGCCTTGCTTTAATGCGGATTTGTCAGGAAGTGGGGCTTAGATTTGACGAGGCAATGCTGGCTTGGCCACGTGGTGGTCATGCGTCAGATGGAACTTGGGCGCCGCATTGGTACGGTGCCGTGCATAAATCAGCCGGTTTTGCAGGCCCAGAAGGACCCATGCCGAAGTTGGACAACGATTCCCAGAATCTCGCTGATGCGGCGATGCCGTGGTATCACTCAATGTATGAGCGAAAACTCAAAATCAATTGA